The DNA region TAATATAACTTTTGCTCCGTCTCTATCATTTATCTTTCTTTTTTCTAAAAGCTCACGCACAGCAAAATATTCTTCAATGCGTCTTTTAGGCTTTTCTAAGGCGTAATGGTCGCGTTCTAGTTGTTTGATAACCTCTTTAATGCTAAGTTTTTTCTTAGAAATTTTTTCAAAAGGCACATCAAGAGCCGTTTCTATGTAGGTTTGTATCATAGAGGCTTCTGAATTGTCTTGATGAATTCTTTCAAATTTTTCAATTTGTTTTTTGATTTCTTTATAGGCATCTTCGTGCATAAAGGGCTTTTTGAGCTCTAGTTTTTTGTAGTATTCTTGAACTTCATCTTCTTTTTGTGTATCTGAGCCTAGCTCTCTTTGAATTTGTCTTAATTGCTCTTTAAGAAAATATTCCTTATTTGCCTTGTCAATTCTTAAATGTGCTTTATTTTTAATATCTTTTTGCAAGCGGTTGGTTTCAATCTCTTCTACTAATAAATCAATAAGTTTGATAAGTTTGATTTCTAAATTCGAAAGGATAAAAAATTCATAAGCGTCTTGCTTTTTCATTTTTATAGTATTTAAGATTAAATCGCAAATCCTTGAAGCATCTAAGCCCTCTTCAATAGTTCTTAATAAATCTGGAGAGAAATAATGGCTAATGCTAGAAAGAATTTTGACCTTTTCTTTGACAACATCTAAAAGGGCTTTCTTTTTTTTGGGTTCTAGTTCTTCTTCGATTATGGGTTCGATTTGAGCTTCTAGTGGTTTGTTGGAAATTCTTTTTATAATTCTCGCTTTAGAATGCCCTTGAAAAAGAATTTTAATGCGTCCATCTGGCAAAGGCACTTTTCTCATTATGCTGCCTATAACACCACAATCATAAATTTCATCAAAACTTCGACCATTTTCATATTTTGAGGGAGCAACGAAAATCATATTATCATCTCTAAGAGCTTTGTCTAAGGCACTAGAATTTTTAGAATCGTTAATGAAAATGGGTGTTATCATAAAAGGATATAAAAATAACTCATCTTCGATTAAAACGGGAAAAATTTGTTTAATAGCCACTATGTCTTCTAATTCCATCATTTCTCCTAAATTTCAACTCTTAAAATTTTTCAAATATTGCTCTATACCAAGGAAGCTCAGGCGTTATAATGCTTCTTTTAAAAAATTCTGATTGTTGCAATTTTTCTTGGTAAATTTCATAGCTTTGCTGCCTATTTGTTCTATTATACAAATCTGCTATGGTGCTGTCTAAATAAAACACTGCGATATTAAATTTTGTAAGCATAGTTTGCACTAAAGGCTTGTATTGTGTATTTGGATATTCTTTTAAAAAATTATCAATTTCTTGCTGACTTTGAAGCATTAGGGCTTGATTACGATTTGGCACGGCAAAGGCTTCAAATTTGGCTTTTATTTTAAGATAGCGTGTATAATCGACATTTTTGGAATTTCCAAATTTTTTATTATATTCATCTAAATAAAATTCGGCTAATTGGTATTCTTCTTCGTCCATATGCGCTTGAGCTAGTATGATGAGTGTAGGCTCTAGTAAAGGGTCTGCGATATGCTCACTTGCCATACCGCTATAATGTGTGTCTGCTTTTTCTAAATCTTTATCTTGCAAATCTTTAATGATTTGCGCATACCATTGCGATGGGCTAAGATTATAAAGCTCATCTTTATTTTTTGTGCTGCAAGCTGTAAAAAAAGTGATAATCAAAGATAAAATTAATAAATTCTTTTTCATCAACAAACCTTACTTAAAATAAAAGCGTAATTTTAATCAAATTTGATTAATAAGCCTTAATTTTGTAAAAAAATAAAAAATTGGAATTATTATTGCTTATTTATGTTAAAATTAAAATTATAAAACTTGAGGAGATAAAATGACTCTAGCTGTTAAATGCCCTATCTTGGGTTTTGAAGAAACTAAGAATATGGAATTTACAACCATAGATGAGATATTTGTCAGGCTTAAAAGCCTCGATGGTAAGGATTTTTCTTTTGTTCTCATCAATCCCTACCTTATACGCCCCGATTATGAATTTGACATACCGACCTATTACCAAGAATTGCTTTCGCTCACACCAGAATCCAAACAGCAGGTTTTTAACATAGTCGCTTTAGCAAAGACTATTGAAGAATCTACTGTAAATTTTCTTGCTCCCGTGGTAATTAATTTGGACAACAATACTATGGCACAAGTCATTTTAGATACGGTGAATTATCCTGATTTCTTTCAGGCAGAAAAAATTTCTAATTACATTAAAAAATAATGTCCAGCATTTATATCCTTGCAAATGGTGCTATGGCGAGTGCCTTAGCTTATGGTTTAAGAGATTTTTATGAAATTTATATAGTGGGGCGTGAAGCTCAAAAACTTGAATATTTGAAAAAAGAAGGCTTTAAAACTTTACTTTACAACGAATTTGACTTGGAAAATAAAAATGTTATCTTGGCTTTTAAGCCTTATGCTTTAAATGAAATGTCCCAAATTTTAAAGGGGGAAGCGAGGATTTTAATTTCCGTTTTGGCAAGTACTAGTTTGAAAGAATTAGAGTGTATTAGAGCTCAAAATATTGCGAGGATTATGCCAAATATCGCTGCTAAATATAAAGCCTCTACCACACCTTTTATATTAAAAAACGAGCTTTTTAAAGAAGAAATAGTCCAAATTTTAACAAGTTTTGGTAATGCTTATGAATTGAGTAGCGAAAAACAAATGCCAAGTGCTATGGCTTTAAGTGGCTGTGCGCCCGCTTTTCTTTCTTTGGTGGCTGAAGCTCTTGCAAATGGTGGTGTGTATAGAGGTTTAGATAAGGAGTTAAGTTTAAAGCTTACGCAAGGGCTTTTTGAAAGCTTTTCGACACTTTTAGCTCACGAGCACCCAGCTCTTATCAAAGAAAGTGTTTGCTCACCTGCTGGTGTGAGCATAAAAGGCGTGAAGGTGTTAGAAGAAAGGGCTATTAGAGCGGCATTTATGGAGGCTGTTTATATCAGCTCCAAATGAAAAGAGCATTTTCTTTTGTCGAGCTTGTAATTTCTATAATTATCTTGGCTTTTATTTTTAGCTCCATTTCGCTTTTTTATACACAAATCGATAAAAATAATGTAACCTTAAAGTTTTTTGAAAGGCTCTATGCCCTTGAAGCTGGGCTTTTGATGCGTTCAAGTGGTAAAGAAATTTTTGTTGTTAATGATGTGTTAAAACCCTTACGACTAAAAGAGACAATTGCAAAAGATGAAATTTTTGAATTAAAAAAAATAGAGCCTTTTGATAAAACTTATACGCAGTATTTTTACAATGAAAAAAGCTTTTAGTTTGCTTGAATTAACAATTGCTTTAGTGATTTTTTCTATTATTTTTATGCTTATATCAAAGCCTTTGAGAGAATTTTACTTATTGCATTTAAAGTCTTTGGAGCAAAATGAAGTGATTTTAAAATTAAATCAAACTCTACTCAATTTAGAAAATATCCTTTTAAAATGCGTCAATTTGGAATTTACAAGTAGAAATTTCTCCTGTTTTTTGAAAGATGATGAAAGTATTTTTGTGCTTGAAAATGGCAAGCTAAAATTAGTCAATTCAATGCTAATTTTAAAAAATAATATGGGATTTTATTCTCCAAAGAGTGATTTTTCTTATCTTTTACAAAATAAAATGGATCTTTTTAAAGATAGAGAGGGAAGTTTTTATGCCTTAAAAAATGGAAAAGTTGAGCTTTTAAATCCTGCAAATTTACAAAGTGAAGGAATTTTTTATCCTTTGAAAGCCAAAATTGAATTTAAATTTGAAGATAATGCTTTAAAATTCACGCTTAAACCTAAAATATTTAATGAAAATTTGAAGCAGGAGGCTTTATTGCTTGATTTTGTTCGAGATTTTAGCTTGAGAGAGCAAAATGGAGTTTTATGGATTAAAATCTGTGTGCAAAAAACATATTTTTCACATTGTTTAGAA from Campylobacter upsaliensis includes:
- a CDS encoding outer membrane protein assembly factor BamD gives rise to the protein MKKNLLILSLIITFFTACSTKNKDELYNLSPSQWYAQIIKDLQDKDLEKADTHYSGMASEHIADPLLEPTLIILAQAHMDEEEYQLAEFYLDEYNKKFGNSKNVDYTRYLKIKAKFEAFAVPNRNQALMLQSQQEIDNFLKEYPNTQYKPLVQTMLTKFNIAVFYLDSTIADLYNRTNRQQSYEIYQEKLQQSEFFKRSIITPELPWYRAIFEKF
- the fliW gene encoding flagellar assembly protein FliW, yielding MTLAVKCPILGFEETKNMEFTTIDEIFVRLKSLDGKDFSFVLINPYLIRPDYEFDIPTYYQELLSLTPESKQQVFNIVALAKTIEESTVNFLAPVVINLDNNTMAQVILDTVNYPDFFQAEKISNYIKK
- a CDS encoding pyrroline-5-carboxylate reductase, which translates into the protein MSSIYILANGAMASALAYGLRDFYEIYIVGREAQKLEYLKKEGFKTLLYNEFDLENKNVILAFKPYALNEMSQILKGEARILISVLASTSLKELECIRAQNIARIMPNIAAKYKASTTPFILKNELFKEEIVQILTSFGNAYELSSEKQMPSAMALSGCAPAFLSLVAEALANGGVYRGLDKELSLKLTQGLFESFSTLLAHEHPALIKESVCSPAGVSIKGVKVLEERAIRAAFMEAVYISSK
- a CDS encoding type II secretion system protein, producing MKRAFSFVELVISIIILAFIFSSISLFYTQIDKNNVTLKFFERLYALEAGLLMRSSGKEIFVVNDVLKPLRLKETIAKDEIFELKKIEPFDKTYTQYFYNEKSF
- a CDS encoding PulJ/GspJ family protein; translated protein: MKKAFSLLELTIALVIFSIIFMLISKPLREFYLLHLKSLEQNEVILKLNQTLLNLENILLKCVNLEFTSRNFSCFLKDDESIFVLENGKLKLVNSMLILKNNMGFYSPKSDFSYLLQNKMDLFKDREGSFYALKNGKVELLNPANLQSEGIFYPLKAKIEFKFEDNALKFTLKPKIFNENLKQEALLLDFVRDFSLREQNGVLWIKICVQKTYFSHCLEKMVSL